One Penaeus monodon isolate SGIC_2016 chromosome 37, NSTDA_Pmon_1, whole genome shotgun sequence genomic region harbors:
- the LOC119596112 gene encoding uncharacterized protein LOC119596112: MMNWLWIPAVTLLALFILVLCWLFFADYTCCPCRRRRRLEPALSAEGLHTITPSAPLPGTLPHYPVLPTAPQYFPVPPSEGSYLPLKHGDLPFQQVLRFEDGILTLDLHTMTVREAIQTTEAFIRQYWGQQEKVRIITGRGLHSENGMPKVKPAVKDLLLNHGLQHTEICQGGCFEVFLSG; the protein is encoded by the exons ATGATGAACTGGCTATGGATACCAG CTGTGACCCTGTTAGCTCTTTTTATATTGGTGCTATGTTGGCTCTTCTTTGCCGATTATACCTGCTGCCCCTGCAGGCGAAGGAG GAGGCTCGAGCCAGCTCTTTCAGCGGAGGGTCTGCACACCATAACCCCAAGTGCACCTCTGCCAGGAACCCTCCCTCATTATCCAGTGCTTCCCACAGCTCCCCAGTACTTCCCTGTGCCGCCTTCAGAAGGGAGCTACCTACCCTTGAAACATGGTGACTTACCATTTCAACAGGTACTTAGGTTTGAAGATGGTATTTTAACATTAGACCTACACACCATGACTGTTAGAGAGGCCATACAAACCACTGAGGCCTTCATCCGTCAGTACTGGGGGCAGCAGGAGAAGGTCAGAATAATCACTGGTAGAGGACTCCACAGTGAGAATGGGATGCCTAAGGTCAAGCCAGCAGTCAAGGATCTCCTGTTAAACCATGGTCTCCAGCATACTGAGATATGTCAAGGAGGGTGCTTTGAAGTCTTTCTTTCTGGCTAG